A stretch of the Corylus avellana chromosome ca6, CavTom2PMs-1.0 genome encodes the following:
- the LOC132183853 gene encoding LEAF RUST 10 DISEASE-RESISTANCE LOCUS RECEPTOR-LIKE PROTEIN KINASE-like 1.2, translating to MDTQNFFTSHICILFIIFTNLANRALSVNQKFQDCAPHDCGNGPNISYPFWILDEQESFCGYPRFGITCNEQNPVLKISNDEYIIKDIFYSNHSLLVANAAAYWDACPTPLHNVSLDRTPFNLSLYRSDFSIFYNCTSLPQYPTYGLDCASNGTTLHSLAVFHEKALDVNYPWEKRCQSLVDVPVHMLFGVNLTSLSQMNYTEILKMGFLLNWTAPNCSSCEKWWTLWIR from the coding sequence ATGGACACCCAAAACTTCTTCACCTCCCATATATGCATTTTGTTCATCATCTTCACCAACTTAGCCAACCGCGCTCTATCCGTTAACCAAAAGTTCCAAGACTGCGCGCCTCATGATTGTGGAAATGGCCCAAACATAAGCTACCCCTTTTGGATACTTGATGAACAGGAATCTTTCTGTGGCTACCCCAGATTTGGTATTACCTGCAACGAGCAAAACCCAGTTCTCAAAATTTCCAATGATGAATATATCATTAAAGATATCTTTTACTCCAACCATTCACTTCTCGTGGCCAATGCCGCCGCCTATTGGGACGCATGCCCTACTCCTTTGCATAACGTTAGCCTTGATCGAACCCCATTTAATCTTAGTTTGTATCGTAGTGATTTCTCCATCTTCTACAACTGCACTTCACTGCCTCAATACCCCACATATGGGTTAGACTGTGCTAGCAATGGTACGACCCTTCATTCTTTAGCTGTTTTCCATGAGAAAGCATTGGACGTTAACTATCCGTGGGAAAAAAGGTGCCAGTCTTTGGTTGACGTGCCAGTGCATATGCTTTTTGGTGTCAACTTGACAAGCTTGTCGCAAATGAATTAtactgaaattttgaagatgggtTTCTTGTTAAATTGGACTGCACCTAACTGCAGCAGTTGTGAAAAGTGGTGGACGCTGTGGATTCGATAA